Genomic segment of Acidobacteriota bacterium:
GTCCTGGTCGTTGAAGCTCACCACGACGTCTCCGCGACGGATACCGGCACGCTCGGCAGGTGAATTGGAAAAGACCGAGTCGATATGCACCCCGCGCACGGCCGGAAGACCCTGCCGCTTGGCTTCCCGCTCGGTCACGTCGGAAAGCTGCACTCCCAGCCAGCCGCGCTCCACTTCACCGGTCGCGATCAGGTCAGGCACGATTGCCTTGGCCATGTCGATCGGGATGGCGAAGCCGATTCCCACTGAAGAACCGGTCGGACTGGATATGGCCGCGTTGATCCCGATGCACTCACCTTTGAGGTTCAGAAGCGGACCGCCGGAGTTGCCGGGGTTTATCGAGGCATCAGTCTGTATATAGTCCTGGTATGCGGGAGAGCCCTCACCAAACCGGAGGTTGCTCCTACCCTTGGCCGAAATCACGCCCACCGTGACCGAGCGGTCAAGCCCCTGCTGGGGAAACGGGTTGCCGATAGCGATGGCCCAGTCTCCCACCTTGATCTTCTCGGAGCTACCCAGCGGAATAACGGTTATCTCTTCCTCCGGATCCACCTTCACGACGGCTATGTCCGTCTGGGGATCGGAGCCGACCAGTTCGGCCGGATACTCGTAGCCGGCGGATGTCCGCACCGTTAACTCAAGGGCGTTCGCCACGACGTGAGCATTCGTCAGAATGTAACCATCCTCACGAAAGAAGAACCCGGAACCAAGCGAGGTCGAATACAGTCCGCCCTGGAACCACCACGGCAGCTCCTGGCTGCGCGTTCGGGCCGAGATGTTCACCACCGCATCGGTCGCTTGTTCCACGACCGCTACGAACGGAGACTCCATCTCGCCGCCCCGGTCGACCACCGGGAAGGCACTGGTTTGGGCCATGCTCGCCGGCGCATCCGCGACGGAACGCGGCGAGAAATCGAGATTGGATGCTACGA
This window contains:
- a CDS encoding trypsin-like peptidase domain-containing protein; its protein translation is MAESIFFPKGKNRRGHGAVTLVLVALAFTLIGILVASNLDFSPRSVADAPASMAQTSAFPVVDRGGEMESPFVAVVEQATDAVVNISARTRSQELPWWFQGGLYSTSLGSGFFFREDGYILTNAHVVANALELTVRTSAGYEYPAELVGSDPQTDIAVVKVDPEEEITVIPLGSSEKIKVGDWAIAIGNPFPQQGLDRSVTVGVISAKGRSNLRFGEGSPAYQDYIQTDASINPGNSGGPLLNLKGECIGINAAISSPTGSSVGIGFAIPIDMAKAIVPDLIATGEVERGWLGVQLSDVTEREAKRQGLPAVRGVHIDSVFSNSPAERAGIRRGDVVVSFNDQDVLNTSQFSVLVSTVERGEIVPVKIIRDGEPLDLTAAIADRDASLTALRESQQPQEVFYASWLGMELVTFTPELARDIGARHVNGVYVARVYAGTAADRASIAEGTVIMEANNEPVSSVADIRRIAEAIGNSKNKIAFIVQEPDGTIARKICRL